One Endozoicomonas gorgoniicola DNA window includes the following coding sequences:
- a CDS encoding methylglyoxal synthase: MEYKSHTVPVKKSIALVAHDNKKDELVGWAMRHRDELVNHELYATGTTGGLLERHLELPIHKFISGPLGGDQQIGALISDSKLDLLVFFWDPFESQPHDPDVKALLRIAAVWNIPVACNESSADFVFSSPMMKTGHERRIPDYDNYLRSRSF; the protein is encoded by the coding sequence ATGGAATATAAAAGTCATACGGTCCCCGTGAAAAAAAGCATTGCGCTGGTGGCACACGATAATAAAAAAGATGAGCTGGTGGGCTGGGCAATGCGTCACAGAGACGAGCTGGTTAATCATGAGCTATATGCGACAGGCACAACAGGGGGGTTGCTTGAGCGCCATCTTGAGCTTCCGATTCATAAGTTTATCAGTGGTCCGCTGGGTGGGGATCAGCAGATCGGTGCGCTGATTTCTGATAGTAAGCTGGACTTGCTGGTGTTTTTCTGGGACCCGTTTGAGTCGCAGCCACACGATCCGGATGTCAAGGCTCTGCTGAGGATTGCAGCGGTATGGAATATTCCGGTGGCCTGTAACGAGAGTTCGGCAGACTTTGTCTTCTCATCCCCTATGATGAAGACGGGTCACGAGAGGAGAATACCTGACTATGACAACTACCTTCGTTCCAGGTCGTTCTGA